A genome region from Nocardia sp. NBC_00565 includes the following:
- a CDS encoding TIGR00266 family protein, which translates to MKVQLRHSPASAVARCFLAGGEPMRVESGAMVAHSAGVSLQAKAEGGILAGLKRSVLAGESFFVSTFTAPPQGGWVDVAPALPGDMLNLQITPDRPFFISRGGWIANSHGVQVEGKWGGFANLFGGEGGFGLRAHGDGEVVVGVFGAIDVIDLQPGEPITIDTGHVVAYDLAMNFTIRRAVSGRSIQSLKSGEGFVFDFTGPGRVLLQTRNPGAFAAWAGSTASSG; encoded by the coding sequence ATGAAGGTACAACTGCGGCATAGTCCGGCCTCCGCCGTCGCGCGGTGCTTCCTGGCCGGCGGCGAGCCGATGCGGGTCGAGAGCGGCGCCATGGTCGCCCACTCGGCGGGAGTTTCGTTGCAGGCCAAGGCCGAAGGCGGCATCCTCGCCGGCCTGAAGCGATCGGTGCTCGCCGGCGAATCGTTCTTCGTCTCGACCTTTACCGCACCGCCGCAGGGCGGTTGGGTCGATGTGGCGCCCGCGCTACCCGGCGACATGCTGAACCTGCAGATCACGCCGGATCGGCCGTTCTTCATCAGCCGCGGCGGCTGGATCGCGAACTCGCACGGCGTGCAGGTCGAGGGCAAGTGGGGCGGCTTCGCGAACCTGTTCGGCGGCGAGGGCGGCTTCGGTCTGCGTGCGCACGGCGACGGTGAGGTGGTCGTCGGTGTGTTCGGCGCGATCGATGTCATCGATCTGCAGCCGGGCGAGCCGATCACCATCGACACCGGGCATGTGGTGGCCTATGACCTGGCGATGAACTTCACCATTCGGCGGGCCGTCTCCGGGCGGTCGATCCAATCGCTCAAGTCGGGTGAGGGCTTCGTCTTCGACTTCACCGGACCCGGTCGGGTGCTGCTGCAGACCCGCAATCCGGGCGCGTTCGCCGCGTGGGCCGGATCGACCGCGTCCTCGGGCTAG
- a CDS encoding glycosyltransferase family 39 protein encodes MTDTADRQGAATAPAVRPPLATAGIGVIAAVALAVLVFSASRYDYFGDELYFLAAGRRPSFGYADQGPVLPMLARLMDTIAPGDFFVLRLPVVALTVLGVVLCALIARELGGGRGAQIFAAIAYATSPFLLLQGKMLTTNAVDTVLWVIITWLVVRWVRTRRDGLLLCAALVTAVDMQVKWLIPFFWIGVAAGSLIFGPRELVRRPLLWLGGAIVVAATVPSLIWQARHDWPQLSMGEVISGEQGILGGRVMFVPLALLLAGYLGAVLLIYGVWALLRHVSLRPYRFLGATLLILVAIFLAIGGRIYYVAGMYGVVLAAGAVGLAELAGRLNPAPRRLVAGAGAVLAAVATGYLLWATPWRDAAHVQPPAGDAEAAINIGVYGEFGWPELTSAVTKAYDSLTPAERADAVIVTDTYWQASALDQFDRAHLPSIYSPSRGFGYFGTPTDNASAVIAVGVNDAFLHWDFDNCAPVAKVDSRIGYPGNTQDVTVWTCTGLRHPWSEVWPAWMHL; translated from the coding sequence GTGACCGACACCGCAGATCGTCAGGGGGCAGCCACCGCGCCTGCGGTCCGTCCGCCGCTGGCGACCGCCGGCATCGGCGTCATCGCGGCCGTCGCACTGGCGGTGTTGGTGTTCTCGGCGAGCCGCTACGACTACTTCGGCGACGAGCTCTACTTCCTGGCGGCGGGACGGCGGCCGTCGTTCGGCTATGCCGATCAGGGGCCGGTATTGCCGATGCTGGCGCGGTTGATGGATACCATCGCGCCGGGCGATTTCTTTGTACTGCGGCTGCCGGTGGTAGCGCTGACCGTGCTCGGCGTCGTGCTGTGCGCACTGATAGCGCGCGAGCTCGGCGGCGGACGCGGCGCGCAGATCTTCGCCGCGATCGCCTACGCGACCTCGCCGTTCCTGCTGCTCCAGGGCAAGATGCTGACGACCAACGCGGTCGACACCGTGCTCTGGGTGATCATCACGTGGCTGGTCGTGCGCTGGGTGCGGACCCGCCGCGATGGCCTGCTGCTGTGTGCGGCTCTGGTCACCGCGGTCGATATGCAGGTGAAATGGTTGATCCCGTTCTTCTGGATCGGCGTCGCGGCGGGGTCGCTGATCTTCGGTCCGCGCGAACTGGTGCGGCGGCCGCTGCTGTGGCTCGGCGGGGCGATCGTGGTGGCGGCGACGGTGCCGTCGTTGATCTGGCAGGCGCGCCACGATTGGCCGCAGCTGTCGATGGGGGAGGTGATCAGCGGTGAGCAGGGCATCCTCGGCGGCCGGGTGATGTTTGTGCCGCTCGCGCTGCTGCTGGCCGGATACTTGGGCGCGGTCTTGTTGATCTACGGCGTATGGGCGCTGCTGCGCCATGTCTCGCTGCGGCCCTACCGGTTCCTCGGGGCGACCCTGCTGATACTGGTCGCCATCTTCCTGGCGATCGGCGGACGGATCTACTACGTCGCCGGGATGTACGGCGTGGTGCTCGCTGCGGGTGCGGTCGGTCTCGCCGAACTGGCGGGTCGACTGAATCCGGCCCCGCGCCGCTTGGTCGCAGGGGCCGGTGCGGTACTCGCCGCGGTGGCCACGGGCTATCTGCTGTGGGCGACCCCGTGGCGCGACGCCGCACACGTCCAGCCGCCGGCCGGTGACGCCGAGGCCGCCATCAATATCGGCGTCTACGGCGAATTCGGCTGGCCGGAACTAACTTCCGCCGTCACCAAGGCGTACGACTCGCTCACCCCGGCCGAACGCGCCGACGCTGTCATCGTCACCGACACCTACTGGCAAGCCAGCGCCCTTGACCAATTCGACCGTGCCCACCTGCCCTCGATCTACAGTCCCAGCCGCGGCTTCGGTTATTTCGGCACACCCACGGACAACGCGTCGGCAGTCATCGCCGTCGGCGTCAACGATGCCTTCCTGCACTGGGATTTCGACAACTGCGCACCGGTCGCCAAGGTGGACAGTCGAATCGGCTACCCGGGCAATACCCAGGACGTCACGGTCTGGACTTGCACCGGTCTGCGCCACCCGTGGTCTGAGGTATGGCCGGCCTGGATGCACCTGTAG
- a CDS encoding AraC family transcriptional regulator, with protein MKALVTSGATTSPRSMHDAPGTPGELRWEGTALLRAGVLAFGGTIGPTSLHAHHAVRVVAACTPVVVVDASGIRHRGTHVIVPADAPHRIATGAERGTAIYLDPESVAGAAADRRAHTYGWADSAHSLPIDPERETLADLVADVVDDLERDNTQQVEDDRHEAVTDALELLPSLVGDGPIRGADVARRVGISATRLTHLFTAQVGIPLRPYILWLRLHVAITRVRSGDDLTAAAHAAGFADSSHLTRTCRRTFGLPPSALSRRIQWDLGDAP; from the coding sequence ATGAAGGCTCTGGTTACCAGCGGGGCAACCACCTCTCCCCGATCCATGCACGATGCCCCCGGGACACCCGGTGAACTGCGTTGGGAGGGCACCGCATTGCTGCGGGCGGGCGTCCTCGCCTTCGGCGGCACCATCGGCCCGACCTCGCTGCACGCGCACCATGCCGTCCGGGTTGTCGCCGCGTGTACGCCGGTGGTCGTGGTGGACGCCAGCGGTATCCGGCACCGCGGCACCCATGTCATCGTTCCCGCCGACGCACCGCACCGCATCGCCACCGGCGCCGAGCGGGGCACCGCGATCTATCTGGACCCCGAATCCGTCGCGGGCGCGGCCGCCGACCGCAGGGCCCATACGTACGGCTGGGCCGACAGCGCGCATTCGCTGCCCATCGATCCGGAGCGGGAAACGCTCGCTGATCTGGTAGCCGACGTCGTCGACGATCTCGAGCGCGACAACACCCAGCAGGTCGAGGACGATCGCCACGAGGCGGTCACCGACGCACTCGAACTACTACCGAGTCTGGTCGGCGACGGCCCGATCCGCGGCGCGGATGTCGCGCGCCGGGTCGGCATCTCGGCGACCAGACTCACCCATCTGTTCACCGCGCAGGTCGGAATTCCGTTGCGGCCCTACATACTCTGGCTCCGACTACATGTGGCGATCACCCGCGTCCGCTCCGGCGACGACCTCACCGCCGCCGCCCACGCCGCCGGTTTCGCCGACAGCTCGCATCTGACTCGCACCTGCCGCCGTACCTTCGGCCTGCCGCCCTCGGCGCTGAGCCGCCGCATCCAGTGGGATCTCGGCGACGCACCCTAG
- a CDS encoding DUF6412 domain-containing protein — protein MFSRVHLLAFAVFALVVPALALAAAPTNEPAALAAFGVIAAALVFALLSVRSTQLLPLALAHSGPPPSAQRRRRGSFLRQSNPDTAGRPRPRAPGSVAA, from the coding sequence ATGTTCTCGCGGGTACATCTGCTGGCGTTTGCGGTCTTCGCACTCGTCGTGCCCGCGCTCGCGCTGGCCGCGGCACCCACGAACGAGCCGGCGGCGCTGGCCGCCTTCGGCGTCATCGCGGCTGCGCTGGTTTTCGCGCTGCTCTCGGTGCGGAGCACCCAACTCTTGCCGCTAGCGCTGGCCCACTCGGGTCCGCCGCCCTCGGCACAGCGTCGGCGTCGGGGTTCGTTCCTGCGCCAGAGCAATCCGGACACCGCGGGACGTCCGCGCCCCCGAGCACCGGGGTCGGTCGCCGCGTAG
- a CDS encoding helix-turn-helix transcriptional regulator, whose product MKQTSARLLRLLALLQTRREWSGRDLADRLGVSTRTVRRDIDKLRALDYPVHASKGIDGGYRLDAGTRLPPLQLDDEEAVAITIALRTATTSGVTGIGETALRALVKLEQLLPARLRHRVELLRPAAVSAPSTRPTVDAQVLTTLATACRDRHRLRFDYRGHDGRTSRRDTEPHELVTWGPRWYLVAWDRDRADWRTFRADRISPIIPTGPRFEPRPIPGGDAASHVSSNVARMWPSRAIIRLHVPANSTVARDAAGYGTVTAVDEHSCLLDIGADNPRALVFLLAAIDTDFHIEDGAELAAHLRAITDRFRAALA is encoded by the coding sequence GTGAAACAGACCTCAGCTCGGCTGCTGCGGCTACTGGCACTGCTGCAGACACGACGGGAATGGTCCGGCCGAGACCTCGCCGATCGGCTCGGTGTCAGCACCCGCACCGTGCGCCGGGATATCGACAAGCTCCGCGCGCTGGACTATCCGGTGCACGCGAGCAAGGGCATCGATGGCGGGTATCGACTCGATGCCGGAACCCGGCTGCCGCCACTGCAATTGGATGACGAGGAGGCGGTGGCCATCACCATCGCGCTGCGCACCGCCACCACCTCCGGGGTGACCGGGATCGGCGAGACCGCGTTGCGCGCCTTGGTCAAGCTCGAACAGCTGCTGCCCGCCCGGCTGCGCCATCGGGTCGAATTGCTACGCCCGGCAGCGGTTTCCGCGCCGAGCACCCGGCCGACGGTGGACGCGCAGGTGCTCACCACCCTGGCCACCGCCTGTCGCGATCGGCACCGGCTGCGCTTCGACTATCGCGGCCACGACGGGCGGACGAGTCGTCGCGATACCGAGCCGCACGAGCTCGTCACCTGGGGTCCGCGCTGGTATCTCGTTGCCTGGGATCGAGATCGGGCCGATTGGCGCACGTTCCGAGCCGACCGGATCAGTCCGATCATCCCGACCGGGCCACGGTTCGAGCCGCGTCCCATCCCCGGCGGCGATGCGGCAAGCCATGTTTCGAGCAATGTGGCGCGAATGTGGCCCTCGCGGGCGATCATTCGGTTGCACGTACCCGCCAACTCCACTGTCGCCCGCGACGCGGCGGGCTACGGGACCGTCACCGCGGTCGACGAGCACAGCTGTCTGCTGGATATCGGGGCGGACAATCCGCGGGCACTGGTCTTCCTGCTCGCCGCCATCGACACCGACTTCCATATCGAGGACGGCGCCGAACTCGCCGCCCACCTGCGGGCGATCACCGACCGATTCCGGGCCGCGCTGGCCTGA
- a CDS encoding NUDIX hydrolase: protein MITIYDPAGREIGVADRATVYRDGIWHASAGVLVRSGDGERIYVHRRTDTKMVFAGMHDCLAGGVVDPGETPAQTAIRELAEELGIVRPADAPPLPLRASASWDGEWQGKPMRCHLFAYELRYDGPIRHQPEEIVDGWWWTDAELRTRLADSAWPFVPDTRVLIDQLFD from the coding sequence ATGATCACGATCTACGACCCCGCGGGTCGCGAAATCGGCGTCGCGGACCGGGCCACCGTCTATCGCGACGGCATCTGGCACGCCAGCGCGGGCGTGCTGGTCCGCTCCGGCGACGGCGAGCGGATCTACGTGCACCGCCGCACCGATACCAAGATGGTTTTCGCGGGCATGCACGACTGTCTGGCCGGTGGCGTCGTCGATCCCGGCGAGACCCCGGCGCAGACCGCTATCCGTGAACTCGCGGAAGAACTGGGCATCGTCCGGCCCGCCGACGCACCTCCGCTGCCGCTGCGGGCCAGCGCGTCCTGGGACGGTGAATGGCAGGGCAAGCCGATGCGCTGCCATCTGTTCGCCTATGAACTGCGCTACGACGGGCCCATCCGGCACCAGCCCGAGGAGATCGTCGACGGCTGGTGGTGGACCGATGCCGAACTGCGAACGCGGTTGGCCGATTCGGCGTGGCCGTTCGTTCCCGATACCCGCGTGCTCATCGACCAACTCTTCGACTGA
- a CDS encoding AMP-binding protein, with protein MTSTSIEPEFHLCDTAVLHAGGTPFSVYNTNPVDLLAYQFGNAGNTIVICERQFAPKILEAVKKAAAQGNNVEHVICVDEAAAGTIALSTVEATPQEDFDFETTWRGVGPDDLLTIVYTSGTTGPPKGVELTHTNFIENARVIEQFGGGSSSDRVISYLPDAHAANRWFAHYLTMLEGGEITTVADLKMVAEALAEVHPTVFLGVPRIWVKVKGALEERFAAEPSPVKHALIQWAVRTGRARARAASDGRTHGLSAKLQYNLADRLVLSSIRTRLGLDQVRAAVTGSVAIPPEVHEFFRRSWPQSSGVSPPPMANSPGWSRSRSTSCCPRFGSRAVTS; from the coding sequence GTGACCTCGACATCTATTGAGCCCGAATTCCACCTCTGCGATACCGCCGTTCTGCACGCGGGCGGCACCCCGTTCTCGGTGTACAACACCAACCCCGTCGACCTGCTCGCCTACCAGTTCGGCAACGCGGGCAACACAATCGTCATCTGCGAGCGCCAGTTCGCGCCGAAGATCCTGGAGGCCGTGAAAAAGGCTGCGGCCCAGGGCAATAACGTCGAGCACGTGATCTGCGTCGATGAGGCTGCGGCGGGCACGATCGCACTGTCGACAGTCGAGGCGACACCTCAGGAGGACTTCGACTTCGAAACCACCTGGCGCGGTGTAGGACCCGATGACCTGCTGACCATCGTCTACACCTCCGGCACCACCGGCCCGCCGAAGGGCGTCGAACTCACCCACACCAACTTCATCGAAAACGCCCGCGTCATCGAACAATTCGGTGGCGGCAGCAGCAGCGACCGGGTGATCTCGTACCTGCCCGACGCGCACGCCGCCAACCGCTGGTTCGCGCACTACCTGACGATGCTGGAAGGCGGCGAGATCACCACCGTCGCCGACCTGAAGATGGTCGCCGAGGCGCTGGCCGAGGTGCACCCGACCGTCTTCCTCGGCGTGCCCCGGATCTGGGTGAAGGTGAAGGGCGCGCTCGAGGAGCGCTTCGCCGCCGAACCGAGCCCGGTCAAACACGCGCTGATCCAGTGGGCGGTGCGGACCGGCCGCGCCCGCGCAAGGGCCGCGTCCGATGGCCGAACCCATGGTCTATCGGCGAAACTCCAGTACAATCTCGCCGATCGCCTGGTGCTCTCGTCGATCCGCACCCGCCTCGGCCTGGATCAGGTCCGTGCCGCGGTCACCGGTTCGGTGGCCATCCCACCCGAGGTGCACGAGTTCTTCCGGAGGTCTTGGCCGCAATCGAGCGGGGTGTCGCCGCCGCCAATGGCAAACTCTCCCGGGTGGAGCAGATCAAGAAGTACATCGTGCTGCCCGAGGTTTGGGAGCCGGGCAGTGACGTCCTGA
- a CDS encoding epoxide hydrolase family protein, with amino-acid sequence MSNEITPFQIDIPQSDLDDLNARLAAARWPARLPDVGWARGVPVEYLRELVEYWRTAYDWRAQEAQLNKIPQFTTEIDGQNVYFVHVRSPRPDATPLILTHGWPGSFVEFLDVIGPLTDPAAHGGDPADAFHVVIPSLPGFGFSGPIVETGWNVARVAAAWAELMRRLGYQRFGAQGGDLGAFVAPELGRVAGARVLGVHVNAATFGFIPFGEVAEDERATMTEAEVARLGRIADFRGDGSGYFKIQSTRPRTLAYGLHDSPVGQLGWIVEKFKEWSFPADALPEAAIDRDRLLTNVMLYWLTGTAGSSAEMYYENMHSSNYHTTPATMPTGVAVFAQDIAIRRYAETGNNIVHWSEFERGGHFAALEAPDLFVDDVRSFFRSLDRG; translated from the coding sequence ATGAGCAACGAGATCACCCCCTTCCAGATCGACATCCCGCAATCCGACCTCGACGATCTGAACGCCCGGCTGGCCGCCGCCCGTTGGCCCGCGCGGCTGCCGGATGTGGGCTGGGCCCGGGGCGTGCCGGTCGAGTATCTGCGCGAGCTGGTCGAGTACTGGCGCACGGCCTACGACTGGCGGGCGCAGGAGGCGCAGTTGAACAAAATCCCGCAGTTCACCACCGAAATCGATGGGCAGAACGTGTATTTCGTGCATGTGCGCTCGCCGCGGCCGGATGCGACGCCGCTGATTCTGACCCACGGCTGGCCGGGTTCGTTCGTGGAGTTCCTCGATGTCATCGGCCCGCTCACCGATCCGGCGGCGCACGGCGGCGATCCGGCCGACGCCTTCCATGTGGTGATCCCGTCGCTGCCCGGCTTCGGCTTCTCCGGGCCGATCGTCGAGACCGGGTGGAATGTGGCCCGGGTCGCGGCGGCGTGGGCGGAGCTGATGCGCCGACTCGGCTACCAGCGCTTCGGTGCGCAGGGCGGCGACCTCGGCGCGTTCGTCGCGCCGGAGCTGGGGCGGGTGGCCGGTGCTCGGGTGCTCGGCGTGCACGTCAACGCGGCGACGTTCGGCTTCATCCCCTTCGGCGAGGTCGCCGAGGACGAGCGCGCCACCATGACCGAGGCCGAAGTGGCCAGACTGGGTCGCATCGCCGATTTCCGCGGTGACGGCAGCGGTTATTTCAAGATCCAGTCGACGCGGCCACGGACCCTGGCCTACGGCCTGCACGACTCGCCGGTCGGGCAGTTGGGCTGGATCGTGGAGAAGTTCAAGGAGTGGAGCTTCCCCGCGGACGCGCTGCCCGAGGCCGCGATCGATCGCGACCGGCTGCTCACCAATGTGATGCTCTACTGGCTCACCGGAACGGCGGGCTCTTCGGCCGAAATGTATTACGAGAACATGCATTCCAGCAATTACCACACCACCCCGGCGACGATGCCGACCGGTGTCGCGGTCTTCGCGCAGGACATCGCGATCCGCCGCTACGCCGAAACCGGCAACAACATCGTGCACTGGTCGGAGTTCGAGCGCGGCGGGCACTTTGCCGCGCTGGAGGCGCCGGATCTGTTCGTCGATGACGTGCGGTCGTTCTTCCGGAGCCTGGATCGAGGGTGA
- a CDS encoding arsenate reductase family protein produces the protein MTSGETEIWHNPRCTKSRNATAHLDEAGVEYTVRRYLDNPPTAAELRAVLTRLGAEPWEITRTGEQIAKDLGMSGWGRTAADRDQWIEALATHPQLIQRPIVLTADGGAVMARDEETLRSLAP, from the coding sequence ATGACATCTGGGGAGACCGAGATCTGGCACAACCCGCGGTGCACCAAGAGCCGCAACGCGACCGCGCACCTGGACGAGGCGGGCGTCGAGTACACGGTGCGGCGCTACCTCGACAATCCGCCGACCGCGGCCGAACTGCGCGCGGTGCTGACGCGGCTGGGGGCCGAACCGTGGGAGATCACCCGCACGGGTGAGCAGATCGCGAAGGATCTCGGCATGTCCGGGTGGGGGCGCACCGCGGCCGATCGGGATCAGTGGATCGAGGCGCTGGCGACGCATCCGCAGCTGATCCAGCGCCCGATCGTGCTCACCGCGGACGGTGGCGCGGTGATGGCGCGGGACGAGGAGACACTGCGGTCGCTGGCCCCCTGA
- a CDS encoding slipin family protein, giving the protein MYTTVMAWQRTLLYRDGTLERVLEPGRHRYDDKRCTLIVVDMRPRLLTVSGQELLTLDGLSLRVSYALNWQVTDPEEFTTGAQYPESVLYAAVQDAARRAVAGHPLDELVADRALLVGDLVEIATAVAGLGLRVDGLNARDLMLPGELRKAALETVLAKERGRAELERARAEAAALRSLANTARLLEEHPALLRLRTLQVATTPGTQVVLDPRERA; this is encoded by the coding sequence ATGTATACAACGGTCATGGCATGGCAGCGGACGCTGCTGTACCGCGACGGTACCCTCGAGCGAGTGCTCGAGCCGGGACGCCACCGGTACGACGACAAGCGCTGCACGCTGATCGTGGTCGACATGCGGCCCCGGCTGCTGACCGTCAGCGGACAGGAGCTGCTCACCCTCGACGGACTTTCGCTGCGGGTCAGCTACGCGTTGAACTGGCAGGTCACCGATCCGGAGGAGTTCACCACCGGCGCACAGTATCCGGAGAGCGTGCTCTACGCCGCGGTACAGGACGCGGCGCGCCGGGCCGTCGCGGGTCACCCCCTCGACGAGCTGGTCGCCGACCGTGCCCTGCTCGTCGGTGATCTCGTCGAAATCGCCACGGCGGTGGCCGGACTCGGCCTTCGCGTCGATGGCCTGAACGCCCGCGATCTCATGCTGCCGGGTGAATTGCGCAAGGCGGCACTGGAAACGGTGCTCGCCAAGGAGCGCGGTCGTGCCGAACTGGAACGAGCCCGCGCGGAAGCTGCGGCGCTGCGCTCGCTCGCCAACACCGCGCGGCTGCTGGAGGAGCACCCGGCACTGCTGCGACTGCGCACCCTGCAGGTCGCGACCACACCGGGGACGCAGGTGGTGCTCGACCCGCGCGAGCGCGCCTGA
- the yidC gene encoding membrane protein insertase YidC, with the protein MLDFIYYPVSAILWVWHTAFGAVLGPASGLAWMLAVIFLVVTLRAALFLPFLKQARTQAAMQRLRPRVEEIQRKYKDDPQRKNTEIQRLFKDNGVHPFASLVPLIAQIFVFVGLFHVLRSFDRTGTFDYLPIGRTASMTAEQNAATANYLFGPGDVQSFLHAELFGAPLSATVAGAGELLSTVAIVALPIMVIAAVATHFTARAAVDRQTGAGTTQLPFMRHLTLWAFPAAAIAGGALLPVAILLYFVTNNAWTLAQQHFVYRRLDAETAAEATRVAAARVAAAPKPGAKPKRQRR; encoded by the coding sequence ATGCTCGACTTCATCTATTACCCCGTGTCCGCCATTCTCTGGGTGTGGCACACCGCCTTCGGCGCCGTCCTCGGTCCAGCGAGTGGACTCGCCTGGATGCTCGCGGTCATCTTTCTCGTCGTCACCCTGCGGGCGGCGTTGTTCCTGCCGTTCCTGAAACAGGCGCGCACGCAGGCCGCCATGCAGCGACTGCGGCCACGAGTCGAGGAAATTCAGCGGAAATACAAAGACGATCCGCAGCGCAAGAACACCGAAATCCAACGGCTTTTCAAGGACAACGGCGTGCATCCCTTCGCCAGCCTGGTTCCGCTGATCGCCCAGATATTCGTCTTCGTCGGGCTGTTCCATGTGCTGCGTTCCTTCGACCGGACCGGCACCTTCGACTATCTGCCGATCGGCCGCACGGCGTCGATGACCGCCGAACAGAACGCCGCCACCGCGAACTACCTCTTCGGCCCCGGCGACGTCCAGTCCTTCTTGCACGCCGAGCTATTCGGCGCACCGCTGTCGGCCACCGTCGCCGGCGCGGGCGAGTTGCTTTCAACGGTGGCGATCGTCGCACTGCCGATCATGGTGATCGCCGCTGTCGCAACGCATTTCACGGCGCGGGCGGCTGTGGACCGGCAGACCGGTGCCGGAACGACGCAGCTGCCGTTCATGCGCCACCTCACCCTGTGGGCCTTCCCGGCCGCCGCCATTGCCGGCGGCGCACTGCTGCCGGTCGCGATCCTGCTGTACTTCGTCACGAACAACGCGTGGACGCTCGCACAACAACACTTCGTCTACCGGCGGCTCGACGCCGAAACAGCCGCCGAGGCAACGCGCGTCGCCGCGGCCCGCGTCGCCGCGGCCCCGAAACCCGGCGCGAAACCGAAGCGCCAGCGACGGTGA
- a CDS encoding nitroreductase family deazaflavin-dependent oxidoreductase — MVLPRALAKLNRRVTNPLLGRLVGRVAPMAMVVHKGRKSGRPYRTPVWAFERDGVYRIALTYGRDVDWVKNITAAGGFELETKGTVVLLIDPRVDNDPSARWAPLGVRQALKLMAATDYLQVRPA, encoded by the coding sequence ATGGTGCTTCCGCGCGCCCTGGCGAAATTGAACCGCCGTGTCACCAATCCGCTGCTCGGCCGCCTAGTCGGCCGGGTCGCGCCGATGGCCATGGTGGTGCACAAGGGACGAAAATCCGGTCGCCCCTATCGAACTCCGGTGTGGGCGTTCGAGCGCGACGGTGTCTACCGGATCGCACTCACCTACGGACGCGATGTCGATTGGGTCAAGAACATCACGGCCGCAGGCGGTTTCGAGCTCGAGACCAAGGGTACGGTCGTGCTGCTCATCGATCCGAGGGTGGACAACGACCCGTCGGCGCGGTGGGCGCCGCTCGGTGTCCGGCAGGCGCTGAAGTTGATGGCGGCCACCGACTACCTGCAGGTGCGCCCCGCCTAG
- a CDS encoding PucR family transcriptional regulator, which translates to MMPSRTRAFDDLHRRAAALVDGFYATLPPYPRLPQSLVETDFARGTKLNVDLFFEYLRRGTEPSEEDTRELVELAMDRLRDGAPLPEVLDRYRLGAAFIWERLRESATATEQDLLLDAALVLLKYVTLVTTRIATAATQRSHDPRWELLERRRGIAEALLTGHDPVEWANDPVITVADAFLVAVFRLCGTRGGPASALRHRVEATPGVFLRLDAGGWTALIPLQPGDDGAAALTGLTARLPAHQPDQAPPYWVGVGAALTRAEIPAMFAEARVLAELGRCLTRREILCRRTNLQFEYTVAVSDAARPGLAAVLAPLDTQPMLAATLEVFVDSGFNQLATARQLSVHRNTVTYRLSRVHELTGLDPHRPADAMTLSAARLARRLESADFAP; encoded by the coding sequence ATGATGCCATCGCGGACACGGGCGTTCGACGATCTGCACCGCAGGGCGGCCGCGCTGGTCGACGGGTTCTACGCCACCCTGCCACCCTATCCGCGGCTACCGCAGTCCTTGGTGGAGACCGACTTCGCGCGCGGTACGAAGCTCAACGTCGACCTGTTCTTCGAGTATCTGCGCCGAGGTACCGAACCCTCGGAGGAGGACACCCGTGAGCTCGTCGAGTTGGCCATGGACCGGCTCCGCGATGGCGCGCCGCTGCCCGAAGTGCTCGACCGGTATCGGCTCGGCGCGGCCTTCATCTGGGAGCGGCTGCGGGAATCGGCCACCGCCACCGAACAAGACCTGCTGCTCGACGCCGCACTGGTGCTGCTGAAATACGTCACCCTGGTGACCACCCGCATCGCCACCGCGGCGACGCAGCGTTCGCACGATCCGCGCTGGGAACTGCTGGAGCGTCGGCGCGGCATCGCCGAGGCCCTGCTCACTGGGCACGACCCGGTCGAGTGGGCCAACGACCCCGTCATCACGGTCGCCGACGCCTTCCTCGTCGCGGTCTTCCGCCTGTGCGGCACCCGCGGTGGGCCGGCATCGGCGCTGCGGCATCGGGTGGAGGCGACTCCGGGCGTCTTCCTGCGGCTGGACGCGGGCGGCTGGACCGCACTCATCCCGCTGCAGCCGGGTGATGACGGTGCGGCCGCCCTTACCGGGCTCACCGCGCGACTACCCGCACACCAACCCGACCAGGCGCCGCCGTACTGGGTCGGCGTCGGCGCGGCACTGACCAGGGCGGAGATCCCCGCGATGTTCGCCGAGGCGCGGGTGCTCGCCGAACTCGGCCGATGTCTGACTCGTCGCGAAATCCTCTGCCGCAGAACGAATTTACAGTTCGAGTACACGGTTGCGGTGAGTGACGCGGCACGACCGGGGCTGGCCGCGGTGCTCGCGCCGCTCGATACCCAGCCGATGCTGGCGGCGACCCTCGAGGTGTTCGTCGACAGCGGGTTCAACCAGTTGGCGACGGCGCGACAGCTCAGCGTGCACCGCAACACGGTGACCTATCGCCTGTCCCGTGTACACGAACTCACCGGCCTCGATCCACATCGCCCCGCCGACGCCATGACCCTCTCTGCCGCACGCCTCGCCCGTCGCCTCGAATCCGCAGACTTCGCCCCCTGA